One part of the Longimicrobiales bacterium genome encodes these proteins:
- a CDS encoding fumarylacetoacetate hydrolase family protein: MRRRSPISLLFALAPLAIAPAAPVAAQMDIAEPFKVGTFEIEGAPQVAIVLRDQYIVELNRANTALERNAAYPAIPLPADMLELISRYEYGMKARLYEIVNYVVANDMITGTRAEYVYDLDEVQTLPPIMYPGKILNAAVNFYSHVNETGDDANREEARRQRRENRGVPYLFMKPSRGAVVGDGQPIILPWGRTRIDWEVELGAVIGRAGKYISANDAEAHIFGYLVTMDISDRGGRPPGGNPLTSDWFVGKGHDTFAPMGPWIVPKEFYGNPMEILRQTLNVGDEVMQEATAGDMIHTLWELVEYGSSIITLYPGDVINNGTSGGTGMGTAVRGEQRFLQAGEVISATIDGIGTLNMPVVSEDEPTGLTGANLTPVRVYRPGGNR, from the coding sequence ATGCGTCGTCGATCGCCCATCTCACTGCTGTTCGCGCTCGCGCCACTCGCCATCGCGCCGGCCGCCCCTGTAGCGGCTCAGATGGACATCGCGGAGCCATTCAAAGTCGGCACCTTCGAAATCGAGGGCGCACCCCAGGTCGCGATCGTATTGCGCGACCAGTACATCGTCGAGCTGAACCGAGCGAACACCGCGCTGGAGCGAAACGCCGCGTATCCGGCGATTCCGCTTCCCGCCGACATGCTCGAGCTGATCTCGCGCTACGAGTACGGCATGAAGGCTCGCCTTTACGAGATCGTGAACTACGTCGTGGCGAACGACATGATCACCGGCACTCGTGCCGAGTACGTCTACGATCTCGACGAAGTCCAGACGCTGCCGCCGATCATGTATCCGGGGAAAATTCTGAATGCAGCCGTGAACTTCTACAGTCACGTCAACGAGACCGGAGATGATGCGAACCGCGAGGAGGCTCGTCGTCAGCGACGCGAAAATCGCGGTGTGCCATACCTCTTCATGAAGCCGAGTCGAGGCGCGGTAGTGGGAGATGGTCAACCGATCATCCTTCCTTGGGGCCGGACCCGGATCGACTGGGAAGTCGAGCTCGGCGCGGTCATCGGGCGGGCCGGGAAGTACATCTCTGCGAACGATGCCGAGGCGCACATCTTCGGATATTTGGTCACCATGGATATTTCGGATCGCGGTGGGCGGCCTCCGGGCGGCAACCCGCTCACCTCTGACTGGTTCGTCGGAAAAGGCCACGACACGTTCGCACCCATGGGTCCCTGGATTGTGCCAAAGGAGTTTTACGGCAACCCGATGGAGATCCTGCGACAGACGCTCAACGTCGGCGACGAGGTCATGCAGGAAGCGACCGCGGGCGACATGATCCACACACTCTGGGAGCTCGTAGAGTACGGCTCCTCGATCATCACGCTGTACCCCGGAGATGTGATCAACAACGGCACGTCAGGCGGCACAGGAATGGGCACTGCGGTCCGAGGCGAGCAGCGCTTCCTGCAGGCAGGCGAGGTCATCAGCGCCACGATCGACGGTATCGGTACGCTGAACATGCCGGTTGTGAGCGAGGACGAGCCGACGGGCCTTACCGGAGCGAACCTGACCCCAGTGCGGGTTTATCGTCCGGGAGGCAACCGGTAG
- a CDS encoding OsmC family protein: protein MFKKDPERGLNTATSRARVDNKLTCHIEEGPWKLVADMSPKAGGGGEGPTPGVLGRAALGSCVAIVYVMEAARLGVPVQSVEVEVQADFDDAALFGVSDSVAGYINVRYTISVVSDAPEEDLQRVKDFTHARSPYVDVFARGQTPESSLEVVRPD, encoded by the coding sequence ATGTTCAAGAAAGATCCGGAGCGGGGGCTGAACACAGCTACGTCCCGCGCCCGCGTCGACAACAAGCTCACGTGCCATATCGAAGAAGGTCCGTGGAAACTGGTCGCGGACATGTCGCCGAAGGCCGGTGGTGGTGGTGAGGGGCCGACGCCCGGAGTGCTGGGTCGCGCCGCGCTCGGGTCTTGTGTCGCAATCGTGTACGTGATGGAAGCCGCACGGCTCGGCGTTCCCGTACAGAGTGTCGAGGTGGAAGTGCAAGCTGACTTCGATGACGCAGCGCTCTTCGGTGTATCGGACAGCGTCGCCGGATACATCAACGTCCGGTACACAATCTCGGTGGTGAGTGACGCGCCCGAGGAAGACCTCCAGCGCGTCAAAGACTTTACGCACGCGCGGAGCCCCTACGTCGATGTGTTCGCTCGCGGACAGACGCCGGAGAGTTCACTGGAGGTTGTGCGACCCGATTAG
- a CDS encoding amidohydrolase has product MRRPFCTLAAIALGVASPIGAAAQDPGIDAAVERYVDQIIEMRHQIHENPELGNREFETAALVAAHLRSLGFDEVTTDVAHTGVVGILIGGLPGDTVAVRADMDALPVTEGTGYDFASTVRTEYLGQEVGVMHACGHDIHVAVQLGVASVLASIRDEIPGVVKFIFQPAEEGPPPGEEGGADLMVREGVLDGPRPSAIFGLHTLAAMEVGTLGYATGPALAAVDGFNIRIIGQQAHGAYPELGIDPIVIAAQVVMGLQTIRSRNLPSLEPSVVTVGRISGGTRRNIIPEDVIMEGTVRTYSPQVRDDIERRMEEIVAGIVAAGGGQYELQYDRGTPATINDATLTQQMAPTLSKIVGDKVEVLDPVMGGEDFAYFANEVPGFFFRLGMVAPGETSGGHHTPTFKADDASIPVGMRAMSNLLIDYLKSRPRMQP; this is encoded by the coding sequence ATGCGCCGTCCTTTCTGCACACTCGCCGCCATCGCACTTGGTGTTGCGTCGCCCATCGGGGCCGCCGCACAGGATCCCGGCATCGATGCCGCGGTCGAGCGGTACGTCGATCAGATCATCGAGATGCGTCACCAGATCCACGAGAACCCGGAGCTCGGGAATCGGGAGTTCGAGACCGCCGCGCTCGTCGCGGCTCATCTCCGTTCTCTGGGGTTCGACGAGGTGACGACCGATGTAGCGCACACGGGCGTCGTCGGAATCCTCATCGGTGGGCTTCCTGGGGATACCGTTGCGGTCCGTGCGGACATGGACGCGCTGCCGGTCACGGAAGGGACGGGCTATGATTTCGCCTCGACGGTTCGGACCGAGTACCTCGGGCAGGAGGTCGGGGTCATGCACGCGTGCGGACACGACATCCACGTGGCGGTTCAGCTTGGCGTCGCCTCGGTTCTCGCCTCTATCCGTGACGAGATCCCTGGCGTGGTGAAGTTCATTTTCCAGCCGGCCGAGGAAGGCCCGCCGCCGGGAGAGGAGGGTGGGGCCGATCTGATGGTGCGCGAGGGCGTGCTCGACGGACCGCGCCCGTCAGCCATCTTCGGACTCCATACGCTCGCTGCAATGGAGGTTGGCACGCTGGGCTACGCGACCGGACCGGCGCTCGCGGCGGTCGATGGTTTCAATATCCGGATCATCGGACAGCAGGCGCACGGGGCGTATCCGGAGCTGGGAATCGATCCGATCGTCATAGCGGCACAGGTCGTGATGGGCCTTCAGACGATCCGTTCGCGGAATCTTCCTTCGCTCGAGCCGAGTGTCGTGACCGTCGGTCGGATCAGCGGCGGGACACGTCGCAACATCATCCCCGAAGACGTGATCATGGAGGGAACGGTACGGACGTACTCGCCGCAGGTACGCGACGACATCGAGCGCCGGATGGAGGAGATCGTTGCCGGGATCGTGGCGGCGGGGGGCGGTCAGTACGAGCTCCAGTACGACCGCGGTACACCTGCGACTATCAACGACGCGACGCTGACACAGCAGATGGCGCCCACGCTCTCGAAGATCGTCGGGGACAAGGTCGAGGTCCTGGACCCAGTCATGGGTGGAGAGGACTTCGCGTACTTCGCGAATGAGGTGCCCGGGTTCTTCTTCCGTCTCGGCATGGTCGCGCCGGGCGAAACATCTGGTGGACACCACACGCCGACGTTCAAGGCAGACGACGCGTCGATTCCTGTGGGGATGCGTGCGATGTCGAATCTGCTCATCGACTATCTGAAGAGCCGTCCGAGGATGCAGCCATGA
- a CDS encoding Ldh family oxidoreductase yields MYDLTDALDTVRVSQASGRAFLETFFAGLGANKEESRINADGILTAALWWHPGQGQGFEKLPRFARRFRNGGLVGDAHMTWVADRTSTALLDAGNGLGYVAGHRAMSRAIEKARTTGIAMVAVQHSNHFGTSGYHAKHAADEGLIGIAMTNAGAEMAPWGATQPVLGTNPWGMAVPRRDHFPIVLDMALTQSGKGMMRWLAREGLPMPDNWALTPDGERTTDPVAADEGPLLPVGDYKGYGLSLITDVLTGVLTGSMFGTDVFQDDQDFDVAHTMIAIDIEAFMERETFDLRLERLIEQIMSADPIDAEHPIQLPGESEQRRAAERMSRGIPLQRDLFESIRALASENDIPFLLETIG; encoded by the coding sequence ATGTATGACCTGACTGACGCACTCGACACCGTGCGCGTCAGTCAGGCGTCTGGGCGTGCATTCCTCGAAACGTTCTTCGCAGGCCTGGGCGCCAACAAAGAGGAGTCCCGGATCAACGCCGACGGCATCCTCACTGCGGCCCTGTGGTGGCACCCAGGCCAGGGCCAGGGTTTCGAGAAGCTCCCTCGTTTCGCGCGGCGATTCAGAAACGGTGGACTGGTCGGTGACGCCCACATGACCTGGGTGGCTGATCGCACTTCGACCGCCCTCCTCGATGCGGGCAACGGTCTAGGATACGTCGCTGGCCACCGCGCCATGAGCCGAGCCATCGAAAAGGCCCGTACGACGGGCATCGCAATGGTCGCAGTCCAACATTCGAATCACTTCGGCACCTCCGGCTACCACGCGAAGCATGCGGCCGATGAAGGGCTGATAGGAATCGCGATGACGAACGCCGGCGCCGAAATGGCCCCCTGGGGAGCCACGCAACCGGTCCTGGGAACGAACCCGTGGGGCATGGCTGTCCCGCGCCGCGACCATTTTCCGATCGTCCTCGACATGGCACTGACGCAGTCGGGGAAAGGGATGATGCGCTGGCTCGCCCGCGAAGGGCTGCCAATGCCCGACAACTGGGCGTTGACTCCCGACGGGGAGCGCACGACGGATCCTGTGGCGGCGGACGAGGGTCCCCTTCTGCCCGTGGGGGACTACAAAGGCTACGGCCTGAGCCTGATCACGGATGTCCTTACGGGGGTCCTCACCGGCTCAATGTTCGGCACAGATGTCTTTCAGGATGACCAGGATTTCGACGTCGCCCACACAATGATCGCGATCGATATCGAAGCCTTCATGGAACGAGAGACATTCGATCTCCGCCTAGAGCGGCTCATCGAGCAGATCATGTCCGCGGATCCGATCGACGCTGAGCACCCGATCCAGCTCCCCGGCGAGTCCGAGCAACGGCGCGCCGCGGAACGTATGAGCCGTGGTATTCCCCTGCAACGCGATCTGTTCGAGAGTATTCGTGCTCTCGCGAGCGAAAACGACATCCCATTCCTGCTGGAGACCATCGGCTGA